A region of Deinococcus rubellus DNA encodes the following proteins:
- a CDS encoding transglutaminase-like domain-containing protein, whose protein sequence is MSAPALPLTEIIRVRVGFALTFEVPFPTPMLFVVEPTERPGQHIIQARRAVEPRSGVTHLHRYDDAHGNVVWRMLAQPGTVVVSHDMLVDVSGLPDPQSPELPKTPVEELPDDTLRFLLPSRYADSDLLASEAWERFGHIQGGWAQVQAISDHLYGSCIYGVGSNSTTTAQQAYSSGKAVCRDFAHMGVAFCRALNIPARYVCGYLGDIGIPPDGVPMDFHAWFQAYLGGEWRNFDARHNHPRIGRILIATGRDAADVAFTTTFGAARLTNMKVWADQVPLDEALPDEVLGEIWE, encoded by the coding sequence ATGTCTGCGCCCGCTCTGCCCCTGACCGAAATCATCCGCGTCCGCGTAGGCTTCGCACTCACTTTCGAAGTGCCGTTTCCAACCCCGATGCTGTTTGTCGTCGAACCCACCGAGCGCCCCGGCCAGCACATCATCCAGGCCCGCCGCGCCGTCGAGCCGCGAAGCGGCGTCACCCACCTGCACCGCTATGACGACGCCCACGGCAACGTGGTGTGGCGAATGCTGGCCCAGCCCGGCACCGTGGTCGTCAGCCACGACATGCTGGTGGACGTGTCCGGCCTGCCCGATCCGCAGTCGCCCGAGTTGCCCAAGACTCCGGTGGAAGAACTGCCCGACGACACCCTGAGATTTTTGCTGCCCAGCCGTTACGCTGATTCCGACTTGCTGGCCAGTGAAGCCTGGGAGAGATTCGGGCACATTCAGGGCGGCTGGGCGCAGGTGCAGGCCATCAGTGACCACCTTTACGGCTCGTGCATCTACGGCGTGGGCAGCAACTCCACCACCACCGCCCAGCAGGCGTACAGCTCCGGCAAGGCGGTCTGCCGCGATTTTGCGCACATGGGCGTGGCATTTTGCCGGGCGCTCAACATTCCGGCCCGCTACGTCTGCGGCTATCTGGGCGACATCGGGATACCGCCCGACGGTGTGCCGATGGATTTCCACGCCTGGTTTCAGGCGTATCTGGGCGGCGAGTGGCGCAACTTCGACGCCCGCCACAACCATCCCCGGATTGGCCGGATTCTGATCGCCACCGGGCGCGACGCCGCCGACGTGGCCTTTACCACCACCTTCGGTGCGGCCCGCCTCACCAATATGAAGGTGTGGGCCGATCAGGTGCCGCTGGACGAGGCATTGCCGGACGAAGTGCTGGGCGAGATATGGGAGTAA
- a CDS encoding cysteine desulfurase-like protein produces the protein MTLTSPLSLEQIRQQFPPLQHGLIYFDNAAGGLLPERSIAAITDHLTRYGATNSTPGHAAGAEIMALKVRAREATAAFINAKPGEVALAQSSTALNFRLAAAFARLWGPGDEIVISELEHEADASPWRELERMGVKVSIWRAQGDMTLDVAGLEALLTPRTRLVAVTAASNALGITVDIPAVSRAVHAAGSWLMVDAVHAAPHMLIDVKAWGCDFLCFSPYKVWGPHLGALYVRGELLAGLPVPKLEFVAEDDIAKLEHGTPQYELLAGWLGTLDYLAELGGEQTFSRAALEAAYRRIHELESPLLSQLLSGLQSARGVTVYGPATPEHRVGTLGFRVAGESPLQTAERLMNAGISVAAGHFYAVMPITRLGLYPDGVVRASLAHYTSAADVDALLAAVETGH, from the coding sequence ATGACCCTGACTTCTCCGTTGAGCCTGGAGCAGATTCGCCAGCAGTTTCCGCCGCTCCAGCACGGCCTGATCTACTTCGATAACGCGGCGGGCGGGTTGCTGCCAGAGCGCAGCATCGCGGCCATCACCGACCACCTGACCCGCTACGGCGCGACCAATTCCACGCCGGGGCACGCCGCCGGGGCCGAGATCATGGCGCTGAAGGTGCGGGCCCGGGAAGCGACTGCCGCCTTCATCAACGCTAAGCCGGGCGAGGTTGCACTGGCCCAGAGCAGCACCGCGCTGAACTTCCGGCTGGCCGCCGCCTTTGCCCGCCTGTGGGGGCCGGGCGACGAGATCGTCATCTCCGAGCTGGAGCACGAGGCCGACGCCAGCCCCTGGCGTGAGCTGGAGCGGATGGGCGTGAAGGTGAGCATCTGGCGCGCGCAGGGCGACATGACGCTGGATGTGGCCGGTCTGGAGGCGCTGCTGACCCCGCGCACCCGGCTGGTGGCAGTGACAGCGGCCAGTAACGCGCTGGGCATCACGGTGGACATTCCCGCTGTCAGCCGGGCGGTTCACGCGGCAGGCAGCTGGCTGATGGTGGACGCCGTCCACGCCGCACCGCACATGTTGATTGACGTGAAGGCCTGGGGCTGCGACTTCCTGTGCTTCAGTCCCTACAAAGTCTGGGGGCCGCACCTGGGGGCGCTGTACGTACGCGGCGAGTTGCTGGCCGGGTTGCCGGTGCCCAAGCTGGAATTCGTGGCCGAGGACGACATCGCCAAACTGGAACACGGCACGCCGCAATACGAGCTGCTGGCCGGATGGCTCGGCACACTGGACTATCTGGCCGAGCTGGGCGGAGAGCAGACCTTCAGCCGCGCCGCGCTGGAAGCCGCTTACCGCCGCATTCACGAGCTGGAGTCTCCCCTGCTCTCGCAACTGCTCAGCGGTTTGCAGAGCGCCAGGGGCGTCACCGTCTACGGCCCGGCCACCCCTGAACACCGGGTCGGCACGCTGGGCTTCCGGGTTGCGGGCGAGTCGCCCCTTCAGACCGCCGAGCGCTTGATGAACGCGGGCATCAGCGTGGCCGCCGGTCACTTCTACGCCGTGATGCCGATCACCCGCCTGGGCCTCTACCCGGACGGTGTGGTGCGGGCGAGTCTGGCGCATTACACCTCGGCGGCGGACGTGGACGCACTGCTGGCGGCGGTGGAAACGGGCCACTGA
- a CDS encoding autorepressor SdpR family transcription factor: MNEVFKALADPTRREILRELRGGERTAGELAELFPLTKSTLSGHFAVLKAADLVQTEKRGTSVLYRLNTTVFQDVLSGLLGLFGEPETVPHKREAKP; this comes from the coding sequence GTGAACGAAGTCTTCAAAGCCCTGGCCGATCCTACCCGCCGCGAGATTCTGCGTGAATTGCGCGGTGGTGAGCGCACGGCGGGCGAACTGGCCGAGCTGTTTCCACTAACCAAAAGCACCCTCAGTGGCCACTTCGCCGTGCTCAAGGCCGCCGATCTGGTTCAGACCGAGAAGCGCGGCACGTCCGTTCTCTACCGTCTGAATACCACCGTGTTTCAGGATGTGCTGAGTGGCCTGCTGGGACTGTTCGGCGAGCCGGAGACGGTTCCGCACAAGAGGGAGGCAAAACCATGA
- a CDS encoding DUF1648 domain-containing protein, whose translation MNDPVSPETMSLKREWPTLLALAVNAALIVWTWNRIPERVPVHWNLQGEVDRYGGRFEALALVPLILLAIIGVMWVAQRWTPNNSAVMRVVRVGLALLGLMFTAQYALGWTPERAVLVGLGFFFMLLGNVMGKVEPSRWVGFRTRWTFLSKRAWYQSQRRSGVFLVCYGLLSLVVGLLIPGAWLFPWVMPLAFMLTLFGGFGWLTYLSYLDYRHDPHPEPVGSVRG comes from the coding sequence ATGAACGACCCGGTTTCTCCAGAAACGATGTCCCTGAAACGAGAATGGCCGACCCTGCTGGCGCTGGCCGTCAACGCGGCCCTGATCGTCTGGACCTGGAACCGTATCCCCGAACGGGTGCCGGTCCACTGGAACCTTCAGGGCGAGGTGGACCGCTACGGTGGGCGCTTCGAGGCGCTGGCGCTGGTACCGCTGATCTTGCTGGCCATCATCGGGGTGATGTGGGTTGCCCAGAGATGGACCCCGAACAACAGCGCGGTGATGCGGGTGGTGCGGGTGGGTCTGGCACTGCTCGGTTTGATGTTCACCGCCCAGTACGCTCTGGGGTGGACCCCTGAACGGGCCGTCCTGGTGGGCCTCGGCTTCTTCTTCATGCTGCTCGGTAATGTCATGGGCAAGGTAGAACCGAGTCGGTGGGTGGGCTTTCGGACCCGCTGGACCTTTCTGAGCAAGCGGGCCTGGTACCAGAGCCAGCGCCGTAGCGGCGTTTTTCTGGTCTGCTACGGCCTGCTGAGTCTGGTTGTCGGCTTACTCATTCCTGGCGCGTGGCTCTTTCCGTGGGTGATGCCGCTGGCATTCATGCTGACCCTGTTCGGCGGCTTCGGCTGGCTGACGTACCTGTCGTATCTGGACTACAGGCACGACCCGCATCCGGAGCCAGTCGGCAGCGTGCGCGGTTGA
- a CDS encoding B12-binding domain-containing radical SAM protein — MSYWRTQIKPLLDAETGTMFKQAPIRVSLVFPNRYSVGMASLGFQVIYRMFNNEEGVACERAFLPDDVEQFEKQNQSLPTVESGKDAGDCELFAMSVSFELDLTNIIRTLDLAGLRPLRSERNDTDAIVMIGGPLTSSNPYPLTPFADLIVIGDGEQIVPMVSEALRASDTREDFYDLVDGMPGIFLPARHSVEPNWATAPKELLPAYSQIVTPHSELSNMFLIEAQRGCPRPCTFCLARTMYGPNRNNGGDELLEHIPDWAQKVGLVGAALSDFPHTKYVGRTLTQRGVKLGVSSIRADTVDEELAEILKAGGLRTFTVASDAPSERLRRWLKKGITTEDLLKTAQISRDLKFSGLKVYMMIGLGPETDEDISELISFTKELAAINRIALGISPFVPKRHTPHFQDSFAGVKLIEGRLKRIQKELRTTAELRNVSAKWAWVESVIARGGPEIGMAAYQIYRNESIGAWKKALEEVGWSDEFEANESRIELPAGQIVRGASGQHEGLAV, encoded by the coding sequence TTGAGCTACTGGCGTACCCAAATCAAACCGCTGCTGGACGCCGAAACCGGCACCATGTTCAAACAGGCCCCTATCCGTGTGTCGCTGGTCTTCCCTAACCGCTACTCGGTGGGCATGGCGAGCCTCGGCTTTCAGGTCATCTACCGGATGTTCAACAACGAGGAGGGCGTCGCCTGCGAGCGGGCCTTTCTGCCCGACGACGTGGAGCAATTCGAGAAGCAGAACCAGTCACTGCCCACCGTCGAGAGTGGCAAGGACGCGGGCGACTGCGAACTGTTCGCCATGAGCGTGAGTTTTGAACTTGATCTGACCAACATCATCCGCACCCTCGATCTGGCCGGGCTGCGGCCCCTGCGCAGCGAGCGAAACGACACCGACGCCATCGTGATGATCGGCGGCCCGCTGACCAGTTCCAACCCGTACCCGCTGACCCCCTTTGCCGACCTGATCGTGATCGGTGACGGCGAGCAGATCGTGCCAATGGTGAGCGAGGCGCTGCGGGCTTCCGATACCCGTGAGGACTTCTACGACCTCGTTGACGGGATGCCGGGGATTTTCCTTCCGGCCCGTCACAGCGTCGAGCCAAACTGGGCCACCGCGCCCAAAGAACTGCTGCCTGCCTACTCGCAGATCGTGACCCCGCACAGCGAACTCTCCAATATGTTCCTGATCGAGGCGCAGCGCGGTTGCCCGCGCCCCTGCACCTTCTGCCTGGCGCGCACCATGTACGGCCCCAACCGCAACAACGGCGGCGACGAACTGCTGGAGCACATTCCCGACTGGGCGCAGAAGGTCGGCTTGGTGGGCGCGGCGCTCTCCGACTTTCCGCACACCAAGTACGTGGGGCGCACCCTGACCCAGCGCGGCGTCAAGCTGGGCGTGTCCAGCATCCGCGCCGACACGGTGGACGAGGAACTGGCCGAGATCTTGAAGGCGGGCGGCCTGCGTACCTTCACGGTGGCCTCCGACGCGCCGTCCGAGAGGTTGCGCCGCTGGTTGAAGAAGGGCATCACCACTGAAGACCTGCTCAAGACCGCGCAAATCAGCCGCGACCTCAAGTTCTCGGGCCTCAAGGTCTACATGATGATCGGGCTGGGTCCGGAGACCGACGAAGACATTAGTGAGCTGATCTCGTTTACCAAAGAGCTGGCCGCCATCAACCGCATCGCGCTGGGGATTTCACCGTTCGTGCCCAAGCGCCACACGCCGCACTTTCAGGACAGTTTCGCGGGCGTGAAGCTGATCGAGGGCCGCCTCAAGCGCATCCAGAAAGAACTGAGAACCACCGCCGAGCTTCGCAACGTGTCGGCCAAGTGGGCCTGGGTGGAGAGCGTCATCGCGCGCGGCGGGCCGGAAATCGGCATGGCGGCGTACCAGATTTACCGAAACGAGAGCATCGGGGCCTGGAAGAAGGCGCTGGAAGAAGTGGGCTGGAGCGACGAGTTCGAGGCCAACGAGAGCCGCATCGAGCTTCCGGCGGGCCAGATCGTGCGCGGCGCGAGCGGGCAGCACGAGGGGCTGGCCGTCTAG
- the tnpC gene encoding IS66 family transposase, whose translation MRELEAQVAQLLGRLRDLEARLAQDSTTSSQPPSKDKPWVPKSERQKTGRSSGAQRGHVGKTLKMAEHVDEVVSLPLTGYCACGHAWESVSAQGHVARQVMDLPELRLQVTEYRADVKVCPGCRHRQHASFPDDVPGRVQYGSRVHGLAVSLNAAHFIPLERTTEILEALCGAHPSEGTIVLNLQLAADRLIDFETQLKAALLNQPVLHADETGSKVNGKLQWMHVVSCAQLTLDGQHSQRGFAALEAMNVLPQFKGILMHDAWSTSFKLSAKHALCGAHLLRELRGLAEHHAQVWAGELRDALRLVYHQQKDGTITPDLVIAFEQQFDALLDAGLKANPPAPPVPGRRGRTKQTPGRNLALRCQQHREAVLRFLHDEGVPFDNNQAERDIRPWCVKRKVSGGFRSKEGGQHFARIRSDISTLHKQGLNVWHGLVSVFRSEIIMPSFCC comes from the coding sequence ATTCGTGAACTCGAAGCGCAGGTGGCTCAGTTGCTCGGACGGCTCCGGGACCTCGAGGCCCGGTTGGCACAGGACAGCACGACGTCCAGTCAACCACCGAGCAAAGACAAGCCGTGGGTACCCAAGAGTGAGCGCCAGAAGACCGGCCGGTCTTCTGGCGCTCAACGTGGTCATGTCGGTAAGACCCTCAAGATGGCGGAGCACGTGGATGAGGTCGTCTCCTTACCGTTGACCGGATATTGCGCCTGTGGACACGCGTGGGAGAGCGTCAGTGCCCAAGGGCACGTAGCACGGCAGGTCATGGACCTGCCAGAGCTGCGTTTGCAGGTGACCGAGTACCGCGCGGACGTCAAGGTCTGCCCAGGGTGTCGGCACCGCCAGCACGCATCCTTCCCTGACGACGTTCCCGGCCGGGTTCAGTACGGGTCTCGGGTTCATGGGCTGGCGGTCTCCCTGAATGCGGCACACTTCATACCGCTGGAACGCACCACGGAGATCCTCGAAGCGTTGTGTGGAGCGCATCCCAGTGAAGGCACCATTGTCCTGAACCTCCAATTGGCTGCTGACCGCCTCATCGACTTCGAGACACAGCTCAAAGCCGCGCTGCTCAATCAACCCGTCCTGCACGCCGATGAGACCGGCAGCAAGGTCAACGGCAAGCTGCAGTGGATGCATGTCGTGAGCTGCGCGCAGCTCACCCTGGATGGCCAGCATTCCCAGCGGGGCTTCGCCGCGCTGGAAGCCATGAATGTCCTGCCGCAGTTCAAGGGCATCCTGATGCACGACGCCTGGAGCACGTCTTTCAAGCTCTCCGCGAAACACGCACTCTGCGGGGCACACCTGCTGCGCGAACTGCGTGGCCTCGCCGAGCATCACGCTCAAGTATGGGCGGGAGAGCTGCGAGACGCGCTGCGCCTGGTGTACCACCAGCAGAAGGATGGGACGATCACTCCCGACCTCGTGATCGCCTTCGAACAGCAGTTCGATGCCCTGCTGGACGCTGGACTGAAGGCCAATCCTCCAGCACCTCCGGTCCCTGGGAGACGAGGCCGAACGAAACAGACACCAGGCCGCAACCTGGCCCTGAGGTGCCAGCAGCACCGCGAGGCGGTGCTGCGCTTCCTCCACGACGAAGGTGTGCCTTTTGACAACAATCAGGCCGAACGGGACATCAGGCCGTGGTGCGTTAAACGCAAGGTCTCTGGGGGCTTCCGATCCAAGGAGGGCGGCCAGCACTTCGCCCGTATCCGGAGTGACATCTCGACGCTCCACAAGCAGGGATTGAACGTCTGGCATGGCCTCGTCAGCGTGTTTCGCAGTGAAATCATTATGCCTAGTTTTTGCTGCTGA
- a CDS encoding DUF2087 domain-containing protein, translating to MTKSIAAFQDERGRVTTWPSDRRRAHQLAVLSHLSAQLEGGHLYSAADLDTFLHDHTTLEDVSVLSRELVEGDYLMTDGEQFWKAGSRPTGSATLPTRQAEAALHKLPLK from the coding sequence ATGACGAAAAGCATTGCCGCCTTTCAAGACGAACGCGGGCGCGTGACCACCTGGCCCAGCGACCGCCGCCGTGCCCACCAGCTCGCTGTACTCAGCCACCTTTCCGCCCAGCTCGAAGGCGGGCACCTCTACAGCGCCGCTGACTTGGACACCTTCCTGCACGACCACACCACCCTGGAAGACGTGTCGGTGCTGAGCCGCGAACTCGTGGAGGGCGACTACCTGATGACCGACGGTGAGCAGTTCTGGAAAGCTGGGAGCCGTCCCACCGGCTCGGCCACCCTGCCCACCCGGCAGGCTGAGGCGGCGCTGCACAAACTACCGCTCAAGTAA
- the radA gene encoding DNA repair protein RadA — translation MARVQTKYVCQSCGYQASGPLGRCPNCQAWNSFEEETPALSSKGKAIGGAYGGVTGGKLTGLASVGRREEPRLTSGLAELDRVLGGGLVAGGVTLIGGEPGIGKSTLLLQVAHQLAHTGRTVLYVAGEESLEQIRLRADRLGVTSDIQLTRDTRAEHIAALMQEHKPALCIVDSIQTVQIEGDGAAGGVAQVREATSLLTRAAKESGTATVLVGHVTKDGTVAGPKVMEHIVDTTVFLESVGQYRLLRSVKNRFGQAGELGVFEMRGEGLIAVDNPSAAFLAERPVGVPGSVVAATLDGHRPMLLEVQALAAKTPYPNPRRVVVGLDPRRVDVVLAVLERRLDLNLGGLDIYVNLAGGLKVLDPGLDLAVAIAVYSAVVGKALPGDVAVFGEVGLAGEVRAVTGQQRRAEEARRTGYDRLVVPPGLEGERRGGGVRSVEDALGVVWQAARTQRGV, via the coding sequence ATGGCCCGCGTTCAGACCAAGTACGTCTGCCAGTCGTGTGGGTATCAGGCGTCGGGGCCGCTGGGCCGCTGCCCGAACTGCCAGGCCTGGAACAGCTTCGAGGAAGAGACACCCGCCCTGAGCAGCAAGGGCAAGGCGATCGGCGGCGCGTATGGTGGCGTCACGGGAGGCAAACTCACGGGTCTGGCCAGTGTCGGGCGGCGTGAGGAACCCCGGCTCACCAGCGGGCTGGCCGAACTCGACCGGGTGCTGGGCGGCGGTCTGGTGGCGGGCGGCGTCACCCTGATCGGCGGCGAACCCGGCATCGGCAAATCCACCTTGCTGCTTCAGGTGGCGCATCAGCTCGCGCACACGGGCCGAACGGTGCTGTACGTGGCGGGCGAGGAATCGCTGGAGCAGATCCGCCTACGTGCCGACCGGCTGGGCGTCACCTCCGATATCCAGCTCACCCGCGACACCAGGGCCGAGCACATCGCCGCTTTGATGCAGGAACATAAACCCGCCCTGTGCATTGTGGACAGCATCCAGACGGTGCAGATCGAGGGTGACGGTGCGGCGGGTGGGGTGGCCCAGGTGCGCGAGGCCACCAGCTTACTGACCCGCGCGGCCAAGGAATCCGGCACCGCCACGGTGCTGGTCGGCCACGTCACCAAGGACGGCACGGTGGCCGGGCCGAAGGTGATGGAACATATCGTGGACACCACCGTCTTTCTGGAATCGGTGGGCCAGTACCGGCTGCTCAGGTCGGTGAAAAACCGCTTTGGGCAGGCGGGCGAACTGGGCGTCTTCGAGATGCGCGGTGAGGGTCTGATCGCCGTGGACAACCCTAGCGCCGCGTTCCTGGCCGAGCGGCCTGTCGGCGTGCCGGGCAGCGTGGTCGCGGCGACCTTAGATGGCCACCGCCCGATGCTGCTGGAAGTGCAGGCGCTGGCGGCCAAGACGCCTTACCCCAACCCGCGCCGGGTGGTCGTCGGCCTTGACCCGCGCCGGGTGGACGTGGTGCTGGCTGTGCTGGAGCGGCGTCTGGATCTCAACCTGGGTGGGCTGGACATCTATGTCAACCTGGCGGGCGGCCTCAAGGTGCTCGATCCCGGCCTCGACTTGGCGGTGGCCATCGCGGTGTATTCAGCCGTAGTCGGTAAGGCGCTGCCCGGCGACGTGGCAGTGTTCGGTGAGGTCGGGCTGGCCGGAGAGGTGCGCGCCGTGACCGGCCAGCAGCGCCGCGCCGAGGAAGCCCGCCGCACCGGCTATGACCGCCTGGTGGTGCCGCCGGGCCTGGAAGGTGAGCGCCGGGGCGGCGGCGTGCGGAGCGTCGAGGACGCGCTCGGTGTGGTGTGGCAGGCTGCCAGAACGCAGCGCGGCGTGTAG
- a CDS encoding PIN/TRAM domain-containing protein, translating to MSAVRALTLLVGLLLGWVAGRWLPAAASPSAQLTNTLSLMLAGMLASFLIVFRIERRWVGAAERVQAWYAGVSPRTVTAATFGLVIALLVSVLLSNLLGGVPVYRWWWNVIITGVLAAFFVTFAVRNADAFSGFGPAPRKKQGGKLLDSNVIIDGRIVDLARAGFVEGELIVPGFVLRELQLLADHGDAQKRTRGKRGLNVLEELRQVTSLRVEDWDTPDLSTVDDKLVRLARETGARLMTNDSNLSKIAKLHGLTVLSLNEAAVALRPQLQPGDVLTVTVTKGGQQAGQGVAYLDDGTMIVVEDGQKLRGRAARVVVVNNVQTNVGRMIFAKPDKDGGVSEDAAPA from the coding sequence ATGTCTGCTGTTCGCGCTTTGACCCTGCTGGTGGGACTGCTGCTCGGCTGGGTGGCGGGCCGCTGGCTGCCTGCGGCGGCCTCGCCCAGCGCTCAGCTCACCAATACCCTGTCACTGATGCTGGCCGGGATGCTGGCCTCCTTCCTGATCGTTTTCCGCATCGAGCGCCGCTGGGTCGGCGCTGCCGAGAGAGTACAGGCCTGGTATGCCGGGGTCTCGCCGCGCACCGTCACGGCGGCGACGTTCGGGCTAGTCATCGCCCTGCTGGTGAGCGTGCTGCTGAGCAATCTGCTCGGCGGTGTGCCGGTCTACCGCTGGTGGTGGAACGTGATCATCACCGGAGTGCTGGCCGCCTTCTTCGTCACCTTTGCCGTCAGAAACGCCGACGCCTTCAGCGGTTTTGGCCCCGCACCGCGCAAGAAGCAGGGCGGCAAGTTGCTCGACAGCAACGTGATCATCGACGGGCGCATCGTCGATCTGGCGCGCGCCGGGTTCGTCGAGGGCGAGCTGATCGTGCCGGGCTTCGTGCTCAGAGAGCTGCAATTGCTGGCCGATCACGGCGACGCACAAAAGCGCACGCGCGGCAAGCGCGGCCTGAACGTCCTTGAGGAGTTGCGTCAGGTCACCAGCCTGCGCGTCGAGGACTGGGACACCCCAGACCTCAGCACCGTGGACGACAAGCTGGTGCGGCTGGCCCGCGAAACTGGGGCCAGGTTGATGACCAACGATTCCAACCTCAGCAAGATTGCCAAGCTGCACGGCCTGACTGTGCTGAGCCTCAATGAGGCGGCGGTCGCCTTGCGCCCACAACTCCAGCCGGGCGACGTGCTGACCGTCACCGTCACCAAGGGCGGTCAGCAGGCCGGGCAGGGCGTGGCGTATCTGGACGACGGGACCATGATCGTGGTCGAGGATGGCCAGAAACTGCGGGGCCGCGCCGCTCGCGTGGTGGTCGTCAACAATGTGCAGACCAACGTGGGCCGGATGATCTTCGCCAAGCCCGACAAGGACGGCGGTGTAAGCGAGGACGCCGCTCCGGCCTGA
- a CDS encoding molybdopterin-dependent oxidoreductase: MTSTRPSRRPRPPRYAAGSFWWRLLRAWIAAVLLSALGYAALIWAGWAYPPITLYGTLTQWLGVPAIFQLLHRLLGLGQNAKLLAFSGVAVLWLGGLSLLGTLERPLIAGISLAILCILGLGALGWWMPLVYGLVFWALLEGVNRLLAPAPMSAQSTAAQPDQTRRTTTLGLAAGGLLAAGGGLTALFKPGSAATTTAALAPGDPLPFGVTPVSQFYYVSKNLEAFDPRLSAEKWTLTVDGLVQNPRTFSLTDLKQFAPVTSERTLSCISNPVGGPLISNGIWSGFRLSELLREVGLQKKARFVLWEAADGYTESLPLGEALDPEILLVTQLNSQPLNTKHGFPLRVLIPGRYGMKQPRWITRITLSAEDQPGYWVKRDWSKTARVELMSRIDQPPEISPNVKAGAPTFIRGVAFYSQPVTRVEVSTDGETTWREAELVKPRSVYAWTPWQLAWTPQTGSHMLSVRAFSGEVVQKTAQKDALPEGATGHHTFEVQAS, encoded by the coding sequence ATGACCAGCACTCGACCATCCCGGCGACCCCGGCCGCCCCGGTACGCGGCAGGCTCTTTCTGGTGGCGGTTGCTGCGCGCCTGGATCGCCGCCGTGCTGCTCAGTGCCCTCGGCTACGCGGCGCTGATCTGGGCGGGCTGGGCCTACCCGCCGATCACCCTCTACGGCACGCTGACGCAGTGGCTGGGGGTGCCCGCCATCTTTCAGTTGCTGCACCGCTTGCTGGGCCTCGGCCAGAACGCCAAACTGCTGGCCTTCAGTGGTGTGGCCGTGCTGTGGCTGGGCGGCCTGAGCCTGCTCGGCACCCTGGAGCGGCCCCTGATCGCCGGAATCTCGCTGGCGATTCTGTGCATTCTGGGGCTGGGGGCGCTGGGCTGGTGGATGCCCCTCGTCTACGGGCTGGTGTTCTGGGCACTCCTGGAAGGTGTGAACCGGCTGCTGGCCCCGGCACCTATGAGCGCGCAATCCACGGCGGCACAGCCTGATCAGACCCGCCGCACCACCACCCTGGGCTTGGCCGCCGGAGGACTGCTGGCGGCGGGCGGCGGTCTCACGGCCCTGTTCAAGCCGGGAAGCGCCGCAACCACCACTGCTGCCCTCGCGCCCGGCGACCCGCTGCCGTTCGGCGTGACCCCGGTGTCGCAGTTTTACTACGTGTCCAAGAATCTCGAAGCCTTCGATCCGCGCCTGAGCGCCGAGAAGTGGACGCTGACGGTGGACGGCCTGGTCCAGAATCCGCGCACCTTCAGCCTGACCGATCTCAAGCAGTTTGCGCCCGTCACCAGTGAACGCACCCTCTCGTGCATCTCCAACCCGGTGGGCGGCCCGCTGATCTCCAACGGCATCTGGAGCGGCTTCCGCCTCTCGGAGTTGCTGCGCGAGGTCGGCCTGCAAAAGAAAGCCCGGTTCGTGCTGTGGGAGGCTGCCGACGGCTACACCGAGTCGCTGCCGCTGGGCGAGGCGCTCGACCCCGAGATTTTGCTGGTCACCCAGCTCAACAGCCAGCCGCTCAACACCAAGCACGGCTTTCCGCTGCGGGTCCTGATTCCGGGCCGCTACGGGATGAAGCAGCCCAGGTGGATCACCAGGATCACGCTCAGCGCCGAAGATCAGCCAGGCTACTGGGTCAAGCGCGACTGGTCGAAGACGGCGCGGGTCGAGCTGATGAGCCGCATCGATCAGCCGCCAGAAATCAGCCCCAATGTCAAGGCCGGAGCACCCACTTTTATCCGGGGCGTGGCCTTCTACAGCCAGCCGGTCACCAGAGTCGAGGTCAGCACCGACGGTGAGACGACCTGGCGCGAGGCCGAGCTGGTCAAGCCGCGCAGCGTCTACGCCTGGACGCCCTGGCAACTCGCCTGGACGCCGCAGACCGGGAGCCACATGCTATCGGTGCGGGCCTTCTCAGGCGAGGTCGTACAGAAGACAGCCCAGAAAGACGCCCTGCCGGAGGGGGCGACGGGCCACCACACCTTCGAGGTACAAGCCAGCTAG